The following proteins come from a genomic window of Triticum aestivum cultivar Chinese Spring chromosome 6A, IWGSC CS RefSeq v2.1, whole genome shotgun sequence:
- the LOC123129974 gene encoding antifreeze protein Maxi — protein MANGKNVMAMLFLTTIVAVAATRPAETYGAAEENTLKMATPSKKGVDATLAATRVVAAEKSIKKAESATTPEEAATAKQDGAKSASAALKYNAISQQANGKGSSTSLGRKEAAGTLAAAHYAAAEKSIKKAETAKTPAKAVAAKRDAAKSVDNALKYDAISRKAAGTSSSTSPNRKEGTTDAAKMFTKKAETATTPEEAANAKQAAAKSTAATSKYGVISQQVAGTSSSTSPSRKEAAGTLADAHIATAEKSIKKAETATRPEEAASAKKDAAKSEANAMQYGAISQQATGKNGA, from the coding sequence ATGGCCAACGGAAAGAATGTCATGGCCATGTTGTTTCTCACCACCATTGTGGCGGTGGCGGCCACAAGGCCAGCCGAGACCTATGGCGCTGCGGAGGAGAACACATTGAAGATGGCTACCCCCAGCAAGAAAGGGGTTGACGCTACCTTAGCAGCTACACGTGTTGTTGCCGCCGAGAAGTCCATCAAGAAGGCTGAAAGCGCCACCACACCAGAAGAGGCCGCGACTGCCAAGCAAGATGGAGCAAAATCTGCTTCTGCTGCATTAAAGTACAATGCCATCTCTCAGCAGGCAAATGGTAAAGGTTCTTCTACCTCCCTAGGCAGGAAAGAAGCAGCCGGTACTTTAGCCGCCGCACACTATGCCGCCGCCGAGAAGTCCATCAAGAAGGCCGAAACCGCCAAGACACCTGCAAAGGCCGTGGCTGCCAAGCGAGACGCAGCAAAGTCTGTTGACAATGCATTAAAGTATGATGCCATCTCTCGGAAAGCAGCTGGTACAAGTTCTTCTACCTCCCCCAATAGGAAAGAAGGCACCACTGATGCTGCTAAGATGTTCACCAAGAAGGCTGAAACCGCTACCACACCTGAAGAGGCCGCGAATGCCAAGCAAGCTGCAGCCAAGTCTACCGCTGCTACATCAAAGTATGGTGTCATTTCTCAGCAAGTAGCTGGTACAAGTTCTTCTACCTCCCCTAGCAGGAAAGAAGCTGCCGGTACCTTGGCAGATGCTCACATAGCTACTGCCGAGAAGTCCATCAAGAAGGCTGAAACCGCCACCAGACCTGAAGAGGCAGCATCCGCTAAGAAGGATGCCGCGAAATCTGAGGCTAATGCAATGCAGTACGGGGCCATCTCTCAGCAGGCCACCGGCAAAAATGGTGCCTAA